Genomic DNA from Streptococcus uberis:
AATGTTTCTTCAACCCAGGCGATTTGACTATCACTTAAATTATAAGGTTTTTCTTTTAAATTAACTAAAGTAGGCATATCCTATCCTTTCAAATATGTGAATTAACGTTGTCTCCAAATCTGTGTGTCAATCAATCCACAGAAAGCATCCACTGATGAAACACCTGTAAATTCAGACTCACCAGCCAATTTCTTAACTAAAGCTTCCATGGTATTAGGTTTACCATCATAAGCGTTTATATAAGTTCCTGTTTGAGGCATATCTGCTAAAGCAAATGCATGTTGAACAGATACAACAATAGATGGAATCTCATGAACATAAAATGGTTGATCTGGAGTACCTTTAGCTGCTGGCCAAACGATTCGTTGAACTGTACCACCTGAGTTAACGTCAACAAGATTAATGATCAGGTCATAGTTATCAGTTAGGTTTGAAATAGGTTGCTTTTGTGCATAGACATTAGCAAAAGCTGCAGCTCGTTCCTCTTCTGGTAATTTCATAATACGTTCTTCCGTTGATTCCCAGACGGTTACTTCATGACCACGAGCTTCTAAAAGTTCTTTTACATGATCTGATGCACGCTTTTTATTTCCTGCAATCATTGCACCAAAGCCACCTTTGTGACCTTCAACATTTACAATTAAGATGCGTTTGTAACGTTCCGGTGTCACTGGGAAGATATCTTTTTGTTTGTCTTTTACAAGTGTGATTGCTTTATCTGCTACTTCATCAGAAACAGCTTTAGCTTCATCAGTATTAATAAGTGCCATAGCTTCTTCTTTTGGTAAGAATAAGTCTTCACGATGACCTTCAAATTTGTGAAGGCCTAATTTTGCACGAAGTCCTAATGAACGACGAAGGGCATCATGTAAACGTTCGTCAGAAAGGATACCATTTTCATAACCTTCTTTCATCCATTGTAAATCTTCTTCAGGGTCATTAAAGAATAAGAATAGGTCACACCCAGCTTCTATAGCAGTTGGTAGCATTTCACGACGTGGCATTGATGCGGTCATCGCAACCATATGGGATGCGTCAGTAACAATAGCTCCATTATAACCAAGTTCTCCACGGAGTAATTCATCCAACAATGTTTTATTCAATGAAGCTGGTAACATGTCATCAAGTTCACGATCAGGATGCATTTCTTTTTCTACATTTGGGAGGTGAATATGTCCTGCCATAATACCTGGAAGTCCAGCTTCAATCAATTCGCCATAGATACGGCCAAATGTGGACATCCATTCTTCTTTGCCCATTGGGTTTGAAGCAAATGATAAATGATGGTCTCTTTCATCAATACCGTCACCTGGGAAGTGCTTAGCAAATGGCATAATATTATGTTCCATAATGCCTTTCATATATTGTTTCGAAAGGTCAATAATTTGGTCTACATTTGAACCCCAAGTACGGTTAGCGATAATGGGATTTCTCCAGTTTCGGGTAATATCTACAATCGGAGCAAATGAAGCGTTACAACCCACAGCTGAAGCCTCAATCCCTGCAATACGTCCCATTTCATAAGCATATTTGGAATCATTTGTTGCTGCAATTTTAATTTCGTCACCAACCATTGTGCCATCAGTTACTGCACCATCACCACCAGATTCAGTATTAGCAGCAATAATCATTGGCCATTTAGATTTGGTTTGTAGAATAAAGTTTTGGTCATAAATGTCACTTGCCGGTCCTTTGTTATAACGGACAGCTGCAATATGGTAATCATTCAAAACTTGTGTAAGGTATTCTTCTGAACGACTTGCTCCCATATTAAAAAATAGTTGCCCAATTTTTTCGTCCAGTGTCATCTCACTTATCGTTTGTTCAACCCAATCAATAGCTTCTTGATCGAGATTAAATGGTTTTTTAGTCAAATCTACTAAATGTGTCATCTGATTTTCCTCTCTTTTAGTTTTCTAAGTTATGCCAGAATTGAGCAATGACTTGCTCTTGGTTTTCTTCAGTAAAGTTTCCTTCAACAAAGGCCTTACCGACACTATTAGCTAATTCTTCCCAAGACTTTGCTTCGTCTCCAACCAAGATTGGGTAAAAGGCAACACCATTTTGTTGAGCTGCAGCCAGATCACCTGGCGAGTCACCAATCATCATGATTTTTTCTGGGGCATAGCCTTGAAGAATAAGTGAGGCAATGACATCCTCTTTTTTACCACGGTCTTGACAATAGAGGTCATCGATGTGTGACATAAGCCCCTGGTCATTCCATTCTTCTTCAACCGCTTCCTTATTTGCAGAACTTACAACGAAAACTTTTCCGAGTTCATGTAGTGCATCCAATCCTTCAACTGTCCCAGGGAAAGCTAAAGCTTCACCTTCATAATCTTTGATATGGCTATTAACGAGATTGGACCATTCCAATGCTTTTTTTAAATCTTCACTTGGATTGTCTGCAATAGCTTTTTCAAGGGAAGCATTTGATAAGGATGATGTGTTCTCAACCCAATCTTTAAAGGCTTCGATAGGAGCATGTTTTGCGAATTCCAGACCCATGAGGAGACCGACAAATCGGTTGACCCCACGCGTTTTGGAAAAGAGATTTACCCTATCCCATTCTTTTAAAAAAGATTCCTTATCTTCTATGTGAAAGACTTCTACAGCAAGTGGTCCAAAAAAGAGCTGATGTTTATAGGTCATAGTATCCATGGCACAGCCGTCTGAATCCACACAAAATACAAATTCATCTGTTATCATCCTGATCATACCTCCATATTTACTTGTAAGTCATCTGATGAATTTATTATATCACAGCATGAAATCGCTGTCAAACTCAAAATGCAATTTAAAAAAGCCGAAAAGTCATATGACCTTTCAGCTTGGATTTTAGATGACAATGAAGGCACACGATACCGGAGGCAATGTCAAATCCCCTGCTTCAATCAGCTTTCCCTTTAATTCTGGAAGTCGATTATTCTCATCTAGTTCGAGAACTGTTCCATTCAAGGTCATACGACGAGCTCGTTTTTCTTGATTTTCACCTTGTAGAAGATATAGAGTTGCATCTTGTGGTAAATTTAGTACAGTTTCAGTAGTTTCTGAATTATTGATAGCTAAATACACTTTACCTTCTTTACCATCTTTTCGAGAATGTGCAAATATGTGTGCCCCTTCTTCAATGGCAATTTCACTGTCAAAAACTTCTTGTCCCATTAAACGATTCCACAATAAGACTGCAAAATAGTTTGGTCGAGGATCAAAGACTTGGCGAGCAAGGTATCCATAATCAGAAGATGCTAAAGTGTTATGGAAAATAACACCATCTGTTAAACTTGCAAAAGTTCCCAATTCATTTAAAGTTCGAGGAACATCTAGG
This window encodes:
- a CDS encoding glycoside hydrolase family 3 protein, translating into MTHLVDLTKKPFNLDQEAIDWVEQTISEMTLDEKIGQLFFNMGASRSEEYLTQVLNDYHIAAVRYNKGPASDIYDQNFILQTKSKWPMIIAANTESGGDGAVTDGTMVGDEIKIAATNDSKYAYEMGRIAGIEASAVGCNASFAPIVDITRNWRNPIIANRTWGSNVDQIIDLSKQYMKGIMEHNIMPFAKHFPGDGIDERDHHLSFASNPMGKEEWMSTFGRIYGELIEAGLPGIMAGHIHLPNVEKEMHPDRELDDMLPASLNKTLLDELLRGELGYNGAIVTDASHMVAMTASMPRREMLPTAIEAGCDLFLFFNDPEEDLQWMKEGYENGILSDERLHDALRRSLGLRAKLGLHKFEGHREDLFLPKEEAMALINTDEAKAVSDEVADKAITLVKDKQKDIFPVTPERYKRILIVNVEGHKGGFGAMIAGNKKRASDHVKELLEARGHEVTVWESTEERIMKLPEEERAAAFANVYAQKQPISNLTDNYDLIINLVDVNSGGTVQRIVWPAAKGTPDQPFYVHEIPSIVVSVQHAFALADMPQTGTYINAYDGKPNTMEALVKKLAGESEFTGVSSVDAFCGLIDTQIWRQR
- a CDS encoding HAD family hydrolase, whose product is MITDEFVFCVDSDGCAMDTMTYKHQLFFGPLAVEVFHIEDKESFLKEWDRVNLFSKTRGVNRFVGLLMGLEFAKHAPIEAFKDWVENTSSLSNASLEKAIADNPSEDLKKALEWSNLVNSHIKDYEGEALAFPGTVEGLDALHELGKVFVVSSANKEAVEEEWNDQGLMSHIDDLYCQDRGKKEDVIASLILQGYAPEKIMMIGDSPGDLAAAQQNGVAFYPILVGDEAKSWEELANSVGKAFVEGNFTEENQEQVIAQFWHNLEN